One Silene latifolia isolate original U9 population chromosome 4, ASM4854445v1, whole genome shotgun sequence DNA segment encodes these proteins:
- the LOC141651666 gene encoding uncharacterized protein LOC141651666 — MGYYNRPDPNRACSAINYGALAPNTFELRHHVINYMKQDTFYGMKNEDAHQHLTSFKEKAGSIKHNGVTKEQILLMLFPITLKDNAKRWLNSHEPGTFTTWEVLSKAFINKFYPPSKTARIRHEIQTFKQRPMETLSEAWERFRDLLSSCPHYGIPKWMTTQTFFQSLEQRFRDMIVAASGGNFDGMNNAQITELIQNISEMESSYARDVDHKSEVPSKIEMEYKAKLDTLTKEFEEFKLAKKHGESKRANEGGPSHSKVYYVQEPRSPPMHYPPQIFAIIVAVWGTPLSIVHLYRKTTNNKSAFLSKGKVVVERNQERVVERDQGKGKEANEVANTKQASTPEKTINPPIPFPNRSRAMNKEGKFSKFLDMLKKLEVSLPFTEVVTQMPLYTKFLKDVLTKKRSIGGDDLVSLRGECSAILLNPKPEKLQDPGSFSIPCTVGNVSIKRAFCDLGASVSILPLPIAKKVGLHDMIPTSITLQLADRSVQRLMGVIEDVPVKVGNLYIPTDFVVLDILEDQQTSIILGRPFLETRDVNISVKEGKLTFKVGGNVVEFSLTGAMSQSMFESVYSIDMLEEVIEEAKDKCSGSICKKTMKHYHLSWMKLRGRTLLR, encoded by the exons ATGGGCTATTACAATAGACCGGACCCCAACCGTGCATGTTCGGCTATCAACTATGGAGCCCTTGCTCCCAATACATTTGAACTCCGGCATCATGTAATCAACTACATGAAACAAGACACTTTCTATGGGATGAAGAATGAAGATGCACACCAACACCTTACAtccttcaaagagaaagcggGTTCCATCAAGCACAATGGTGTGACGAAGGAGCAAATTCTCTTGATGCTCTTCCCCATCACTTTAAAGGACAACGCCAAGAGGTGGTTAAATTCACATGAACCGGGCACGTTCACCACTTGGGAAGTTCTATCCAAGGCCTTCATCAATAAGTTTTACCCACCTTCTAAGACCGCGAGAATTCGTCATGAGATTCAAACTTTCAAACAAAGACCAATGGAGACTCTAAGTGAAGCTTGGGAGCGTTTTAGAGACCTTCTCTCATCTTGTCCACACTATGGCATCCCAAAATGGATGACCACCCAAACCTTCTTTCAAAGTCTTGAGCAAAGGTTCCGGGACATGATAGTGGCGGCGTCCGGTGGAAATTTTGATGGAATGAACAACGCTCAAATCACGGAATTGATTCAAAACATTTCCGAGATGGAGAGTAGTTACGCTAGAGATGTGGACCACAAGAGTGAAGTACCCTCCAAGATAGAGATGGAGTACAAGGCAAAATTGGATACCTTGACAAAGGAATTTGAAGAATTCAAATTAGCAAAGAAGCATGGGGAATCAAAACGTGCTAATGAAGGTGGACCTAGCCACTCTAAGGTTTATTACGTCCAAGAACCGAGGTCTCCACCTATGCACTATCCTCCTCAaatttttgcgattattgtggcgGTGTGGGGCACACCATTGAGTATTGTTCATCTATACCGGAAGACGACCAACAACAAGAGTGCTTTTCTCTCCAAGGGCAAG GTAGTGGTTGAAAGAAACCAAGAAAGAGTGGTTGAAAGAGaccaagggaaaggaaaagaagCAAATGAAGTAGCTAACACCAAGCAAGCCTCAACTCCCGAAAAGACCATTAACCCTCCAATCCCATTTCCTAATAGAAGTAGAGCCATGAATAAGGAGGGGAAGTTCTCCAAATTCTTGGATATGTTGAAAAAGCTTGAAGTTTCATTACCTTTCACCGAGGTAGTGACGCAAATGCCACTCTACACAAAATTCTTGAAGGATGTGTTGACTAAGAAGAGAAGCATTGGAGGAGATGATCTAGTCTCTCTTAGAGGAGAATGTAGTGCAATCTTACTCAATCCCAAGCCGGAAAAATTACAAGATCCCGGTAGTTTTTCCATCCCGTGCACAGTGGGTAATGTGAGCATTAAAAGGGCATTTTGTGATCTTGGTGCTAGTGTTAGCATTTTGCCTCTTCCCATTGCGAAGAAAGTTGGGTTACATGACATGATTCCCACCTCCATAACATTACAACTTGCGGATAGATCGGTACAAAGACTGATGGGTGTGATTGAGGATGTGCCGGTCAAGGTTGGCAACTTATATATCCCGACGGatttcgttgtacttgatatTCTGGAGGATCAACAAACATCAATCAtactaggaagacctttcctagaAACCCGAGATGTTAATATTAGTGTCAAGGAGGGGAAACTCACCTTCAAGGTGGGAGGGAATGTTGTTGAATTCTCTTTGACCGGGGCCATGTCACAATCTATGTTTGAAAGTGTCTATTCCATAGACATGTTGGAAGAAGTTATTGAAGAAGCTAAGGACAAGTGTTCGGGGAGCATTTGTAAGAAGACTATGAAGCACTACCACCTATCTTGGATGAAGTTGAGGGGCCGAACCCTCCTAAGGTAG